The Hymenobacter swuensis DY53 genome includes the window GCGTTGTTGATGATGATGGGCTGGGTAATGGCCTGGCTGCGTGAGCGGGTGAGAGTGACCGTCTCAGTCCGGGGGCGCTGGGCAGTATCTAGGGGTGTGCGCACTAGGTACACCGTCGCAATTTCGGCCGAGAGAAACCCTTTTCGGGGACCGGTGCCCAGGGTATCGGTGCTGAAACGCAGGCCCACGGCATCAGCAAACTCATCGTCACATTCGCAGGCTGTGGAGCCGCAGCAGGCCGCCACTAGGATAGCCGTAGTCAGCAGGAGAAACCAGGTAAGGAAGGAGCGCAACATAGGCGTAAAGATAGAGCGGTTTCAGGAGCAATAACTCAACTGACAGGCACCGGTGCGCCTGGGTACAAAAAAGCCAGCCCGCTACGGGCTGGCTGGCTGACTAACGACCTAAGAAGGCAGGATATTGGAACGGCAGAGGCCGGCGTTTATTCTTTCACGAACCGCTTGGTTTCGGCCCCGGTGCGGGTAGTTATTTTAAAGAAGTAGGTGCCCACGGGCAGGTCGGCGACGTCCACGGGCAAGCTGTGCGGGCCTTTTTCCTGCTTGCTTTCCGAATGCACGGTGCGCAGGGTGTTGCCCCGGCCGTCCAGCAGTTCTACTGTCACCGCGCCGGCTTTCTGTACCTCGTAGTCGAGCTGCGTGGCAGTAGCGGTAGGGTTGGGATACACCCGGGTACCCGTAGGAGCCGGCAGGGTGGGTGTCTGCGCTGCTGGGTCGAGGAGCAGAAAGGCCGCTGGCTGAAAGAAGCGGGATAAGGCGTCGCGGCGGTGGTGCTTGCTTCGGTGGGCGGCCTGCTCTGGGCTGGCGTGGCGGGTAGTAATGGCCTGCAAATCGGCGGCCCATTGTTCCTTCTGCGGCTTCAGCTCCTGCGCAAGACGAGCTATTTCAGTGTCGTACTTCTGGGCCAGCTGACTCACACTGAGCAGCAGGGAGCGGGTTTCGGTGTGCAACTCCCGAAGCTGTTGTTGCTGCGCTTCGGTAAAGGCAGGCCGAGCGGTTGCCGTAGTGGTGGAACGGGCAGCCTGCCGTAAGTCTTTTCCGCGCTGGCGCAGGTCGTGGAGCTGGGCGCGGTACACAGCCAGCTGGGCTTTATCGGAAGTGGAGAGCCGGGGCTCCAGCTTCTGACGCTGCTGCCGCACAGTAGGCAGCACGTTCTGCTGCACGTACGCCCGGATTTCGCGGCGGGCGGGCTGATCGGGGCCGGGCTGACCGGAAGGCTGGGCGTAGCTGGCTGGCGTAGTGAGGGCCAGTAGGAAGCCCAGGGCGAGGGCGGGTAACCAGGTTGCTTTCATAAGAGGAAGAAGTGGGGGCGGAAATACCGGGTTTACTGGCATAGAGGTGAATGTCGCGCACTGGTTTAACTGCCGAACGAAAAAACCGACGAATCCGCCCAATTCATCCGCGAATCCGCCATCTTGCGGCCACTATGCCCGTTGCTTTTTTTCGTGTTTTCGCGCTGTTGTGGCTGTTGCCCGCTGCCGTATTTGCCCAGAACAATGTGCCCGCCGCGCCGCGCCCGGCGGCTCCTACTCTAACCTGGCTGGAGCAGCTGGTGCGCGAATCGAAGGTGTTGCGGCTGCATAACGTGGGTGTGTGCCTGACTGAGGTGGCCACCGGTCAGCAGCTGTTCGGGCTGAACGAAGACCGGTACTTCACGCCTGCCAGCACCATGAAGCTGTTCAGCCTGTACGCCGGCCTCAAGCTGCTGCCTGATTCGCTGCCCAGCCTGCACTACGTACTGCGGCCCGATACGCTCCTGTTCTGGGGCACCGGCGACCCTACGCTGCTCCACGGCGACGTACCTTCGCGGCGAGCTTTCACGTTTCTGCAGAGCCGGCCCGAGCAGTTGATGTACGCCGAGGTGCCCACGGTAGCCGCCTTCGGCCCCGGCTGGAGCTGGGACGACTACAATTACTATTTCCAGCCGGAGCGCGGCCCGTTCCCGATTTACGGCCACACGGTGCGCTTCTACGCCAAAGCTGGCCAACTCATGCCGCGCGTGCTGCCCCGGTTTTTTCGGCCCCTCACCGAACTGGCCCCGGCCGGCACGCCCAACCCGGCCGAGGACCATGTGCACCGGCCAGTGCTGGAAAACAGGTTTACAGTGCTGCCTTCCACCGGCAGCTGGGTTGATGAAACGCCGTTCCGGACCAGCCCGGCCCTGCTGCTCCAGCTGCTGCAGGACACGCTGCGTCGGCCGGTGCTGCTGGCCCCGCTGCGGCTGCGGCCCCAGGACTCGGTGCGCACGTTGCGCGGCCTGCCCGTCGATTCGCTCTACCGCCGTATGATTCGGGTGAGCGATAATTTTCTGGCTGAGCAGCTGCTGCTCCTGTGCGCTTCTTCGCTCAGTGCTGATTCGCTGAGTACGGCGCGGGCCATAAGGGCCGTGCAGCGCAACTATCTGCGCACCCTGCCCGATGCCCCGGTGTGGGTGGATGGCTCCGGCCTTTCGCGCCTGAACCTAGTGACGCCCCGGACCCTGGTGGCCCTGCTGCTGAAGCTGCACCAGGAAGTGCCCGAGCCGCGTCTGCTGGGTCTGCTGGCCGCTGGCGGCGGTCAGGGCACGCTACGCCGCGTGTACCGGCCGGTAGCGGGGCAGCCCTGGCTCTGGGGCAAAACCGGCACCCTCACCAACAACCATAACCTGGTGGGCTACCTGCGTACCAAATCGGGACGCCTGCTGGCATTCAGCTTCCTGAATAACAATCATGTGGCCACTACCGGCGAAGTACGCCGGGAAATGGAACGAATCCTGACGCTGGTGCGGGAAAGACTCTAGCGGCGCGCAAAGGGCTGTCAGCTGCCAAATTCGGTAACTCGGGGCCGCGCTAGGCTACCATTTAGATACCAATATATAGCTTTCAGCTACGAAAAAGCGGGGAATAGCGAAATCCGGCGGTGGAGGTTTCAGGACGGGATAGTTTTGCCAAAAAGAAACGGAGTTGCTGTCATTCTCCCGTTTCGCGCTTTGTCATTCTCCCTCTCTTGCCGCCTATGAAACCGTCGCTCTACTCTTCGCTGCCGCTTGCTTTATTACTGGGTGGAGGCTTACTGCTGCCCCTGGCTGCCCGGGCCCAGGCACCGGTAGTTGCCAATTTCACGCCCACCAGCGGTACTTCGGGCCAGACGCAAGTGCCGGTCAGTGCCGCCACGGTTGTTACCATCACGGGTACGTTTCTGACGGGGGTGCAGTCGGTACTGCTCAATGGCCAGCAGATGCCCATTGTGGCGGGTTCCAACTCAGCTACGCAGGTGCAGGTAACGGTACCGCGCGGGGCGCTTTCAGGGCGGCTGCGGGTAACCACGGCGGCTGGCACCACACTGGGCCTCGGCTCACTCACCATTACGCGGCCCGCCGGTACCGGTAATTTCCGGCTGGTGAGCAGCTCTTTCAACGGTATTGATGTGGGCACCTACTCTACGGCCGCTTCCACCGACCTCGACCACGACGGCTTGGTGGACCTGCTGGTGGGAGAAGCCACGGGTACTATTTCGCGCTACGAGCAGTCGGCCCTGAACTCCACCACCTTCACCAGTACGGGGCAGGTGCGTCTGTCGGATGGCACCATCATCAACAACAATAACGCCGGCAACACCCGCCAGTTTGCCAAGCCCGTGGTGGCTGATCTGGACGGCGACGGGTTGCTGGATCTGCTGGTGGGGGCTCAGGATGGCTTCATCACCCGCTACGAGCAGTCGGCCGTGGATGCCGGCACGTTCGTGAAAATCGGCGACCTGCCCATGGATGCTTCTGACGTGGTAAAGCCTTCGATTGTGGATCTGGATAACGACGGCCTGCTGGACCTGATTGTAGGATCAACCGACGGCCTGCTGCGCCGCTACGAGCAAACCACGGCCAACGGGGCCTTCGGCACCACGGCTACGTTCCTGACGGCAGGTGGCGTGAACATCGATGCCGGTAACTACTCCAAGCCGGTATTCACCGACCTCGACGGCGACGGCCTCATCGATATGATTGTGGGCAACCAGGACGGTACCCTGTACCGGGCCGAGCAGACCGGCGCGGGCCTGACCACCTTCACGGCCCTGGCCTTGATTACGGATGCGGCCGGCACGGCCGTGGACGTGGGCGACTTCTCAGCTCCTTCGCTGACGGACGTGGACGGCGACGGTTACCTGGACCTACTGGTAGGCAACGCGGCCGGTACAGTGTATCAGCTGGAGCAGATTGTATCAGTGGCCCGGCCGCTGCCTGTGACGCTCACGGCCTTCACTGGCCAGGCCACGGCCGCCGGCAACCAGCTGCGCTGGACTACCGCTCAGGAAATCAACAGCGCCCGGTTTGTAATCGAGCGTTCCGCTGATGGCCGCACCTACCAATCTGTGGCCACGGTGGCTGCCGCCGGTACCAGCAGCAGTGCCCACACTTACCAGCACATGGATGCGGCCAGCAGCAGCCTGCCAACGGCCTACTACCGCCTGCGGGCCGAAGACCAGGACGGTACGTTTACCTACTCCTCGGTAGTGGTAATCCGCCGCGCCGCCGCTACCGCCGTGCTGACCACCTTCCCGAACCCCTTTGAAAGCGAGTTGCTGGTAGCTTTGCCTGCCGGCTCCGAAACCCAGCCCGTCACGGTTACCCTCAGCACCCTGGCCGGCCAGCAGGTGTACCGCAGCCAGCAGGCCTTGTCATCGGTGGCCCAGCCGCTGCCCGGCCTGCCCGCCCTGAAAACCGGGGTGTACGTGCTGCGCCTCACCACCACCACCGGCAGCACCGCCCAGCGCGTAGTGCACCGCTAGGTAGTAATCATCACAACGTAACCGGCCGCCCTGAAACTACTTCGGGGCGGCCGGTTGGCGTTTCGGGTAGGGAGACAATTCGCCCGGAATGGTCCGGAGCTGTTGTTGGATATGTAGCTTTGGCGGCCCTCGGGGTATTGCTAACGTGTTTTTCTGATGTCAGATAAATTCCTCCCATCGATAGGTTCTGCCGCACTCGTTTTCTTGGCAGCCTGTCAATCGGCTCCTGAAACGGCCACCAAGGGGACTCCAACGGTGGGTGTGACGGAGGTTTCTGCCCCTGTGCTGGCTACCCCGACTGCGGTGCCCGACTCGGTGGTGCTGCGCCGGTTTGTGCCGGCCGGCTACCGCATCCTCGACACGGCCACCGGCGACCTGAACCGGGATG containing:
- a CDS encoding T9SS type A sorting domain-containing protein codes for the protein MKATWLPALALGFLLALTTPASYAQPSGQPGPDQPARREIRAYVQQNVLPTVRQQRQKLEPRLSTSDKAQLAVYRAQLHDLRQRGKDLRQAARSTTTATARPAFTEAQQQQLRELHTETRSLLLSVSQLAQKYDTEIARLAQELKPQKEQWAADLQAITTRHASPEQAAHRSKHHRRDALSRFFQPAAFLLLDPAAQTPTLPAPTGTRVYPNPTATATQLDYEVQKAGAVTVELLDGRGNTLRTVHSESKQEKGPHSLPVDVADLPVGTYFFKITTRTGAETKRFVKE
- a CDS encoding D-alanyl-D-alanine carboxypeptidase, giving the protein MPVAFFRVFALLWLLPAAVFAQNNVPAAPRPAAPTLTWLEQLVRESKVLRLHNVGVCLTEVATGQQLFGLNEDRYFTPASTMKLFSLYAGLKLLPDSLPSLHYVLRPDTLLFWGTGDPTLLHGDVPSRRAFTFLQSRPEQLMYAEVPTVAAFGPGWSWDDYNYYFQPERGPFPIYGHTVRFYAKAGQLMPRVLPRFFRPLTELAPAGTPNPAEDHVHRPVLENRFTVLPSTGSWVDETPFRTSPALLLQLLQDTLRRPVLLAPLRLRPQDSVRTLRGLPVDSLYRRMIRVSDNFLAEQLLLLCASSLSADSLSTARAIRAVQRNYLRTLPDAPVWVDGSGLSRLNLVTPRTLVALLLKLHQEVPEPRLLGLLAAGGGQGTLRRVYRPVAGQPWLWGKTGTLTNNHNLVGYLRTKSGRLLAFSFLNNNHVATTGEVRREMERILTLVRERL
- a CDS encoding T9SS type A sorting domain-containing protein, with the protein product MKPSLYSSLPLALLLGGGLLLPLAARAQAPVVANFTPTSGTSGQTQVPVSAATVVTITGTFLTGVQSVLLNGQQMPIVAGSNSATQVQVTVPRGALSGRLRVTTAAGTTLGLGSLTITRPAGTGNFRLVSSSFNGIDVGTYSTAASTDLDHDGLVDLLVGEATGTISRYEQSALNSTTFTSTGQVRLSDGTIINNNNAGNTRQFAKPVVADLDGDGLLDLLVGAQDGFITRYEQSAVDAGTFVKIGDLPMDASDVVKPSIVDLDNDGLLDLIVGSTDGLLRRYEQTTANGAFGTTATFLTAGGVNIDAGNYSKPVFTDLDGDGLIDMIVGNQDGTLYRAEQTGAGLTTFTALALITDAAGTAVDVGDFSAPSLTDVDGDGYLDLLVGNAAGTVYQLEQIVSVARPLPVTLTAFTGQATAAGNQLRWTTAQEINSARFVIERSADGRTYQSVATVAAAGTSSSAHTYQHMDAASSSLPTAYYRLRAEDQDGTFTYSSVVVIRRAAATAVLTTFPNPFESELLVALPAGSETQPVTVTLSTLAGQQVYRSQQALSSVAQPLPGLPALKTGVYVLRLTTTTGSTAQRVVHR